Proteins from one Choloepus didactylus isolate mChoDid1 chromosome 4, mChoDid1.pri, whole genome shotgun sequence genomic window:
- the MORF4L1 gene encoding mortality factor 4-like protein 1 isoform X3 produces MIRLLKFGISSKLGERVLCFHGPLLYEAKCVKVAIKDKQVKYFIHYSGWNKKSAVRPRRSEKTLKTREDIVAPFPVPEGAPSVHHPHLTSSWDEWVPESRVLKYVDTNLQKQRELQKANQEQYAEGKMRGATPGKKTSGLQQKNVEVKTKKNKQKTPGNGDGGSTSETPQPPRKKRARVDPTVENEETFMNRVEVKVKIPEELKPWLVDDWDLITRQKQLFYLPAKKNVDSILEDYANYKKSRGNTDNKEYAVNEVVAGIKEYFNVMLGTQLLYKFERPQYAEILADHPDAPMSQVYGAPHLLRLFVRIGAMLAYTPLDEKSLALLLNYLHDFLKYLAKNSATLFSASDYEVAPPEYHRKAV; encoded by the exons ATGATCAGATTACTTAAATTTGGGATATCAAGCAAACTGG GTGAGCGAGTGCTGTGCTTTCATGGGCCCCTGCTTTATGAAGCAAAG tGTGTAAAGGTTGCCataaaagacaaacaagtgaAATACTTTATACATTACAGTGGTTGGAATAAAAA AAGTGCTGTGAGGCCCAGGCGCTCTGAAAAAACTTTGAAGACACGTGAGGATATTGTAGCCCCTTTTCCTGTTCCTGAAGGAGCTCCCTCAGTACACCACCCCCACCTGACCTCTAG ctggGATGAATGGGTTCCAGAAAGCAGAGTACTCAAATACGTGGACACCAATCTGCAGAAACAGAGAGAACTTCAAAAAGCCAATCA gGAGCAGTACGCAGAGGGGAAGATGAGAGGGGCTACCCCAGGAAAGAAGACATCTGGTCTGCAGCAGAAAAATGTTGAAGT gaaaacaaaaaagaacaaacagaaaa CACCTGGAAATGGAGATGGTGGCAGCACCAGTGAAACACCTCAGCCTCCTCGGAAGAAAAGGGCCCGAGTAGATCCTACTGTTGAAAAT GAGGAAACATTCATGAACAGAGTTGAAGTTAAAGTAAAGATTCCTGAAGAACTAAAACCATGGCTTGTTGATGACTGGGACTTAATTACCAGGCAAAAACAG CTCTTTTATCTTCCTGCTAAGAAGAATGTGGATTCCATTCTAGAGGATTATGCAAATTATAAAAAATCACGAGGAAACACAGATAATAA GGAATATGCTGTTAATGAAGTTGTGGCAGGGATAAAAGAATACTTCAATGTAATGTTGGGCACTCAGCTGCTCTACAAATTTGAGAGACCACAGTATGCTGAAATCCTTGCAGATCACCCTGATGCACCCATGTCCCAGGTGTATGGAGCGCCACATCTACTGAGATTATTTG TACGAATTGGAGCAATGTTGGCCTATACACCTCTGGATGAGAAGAGCCTTGCTTTATTGCTGAACTATCTTCATGATTTCCTAAA gtaTCTGGCAAAGAATTCTGCAACTTTGTTTAGTGCCAGTGATTATGAAGTGGCTCCTCCTGAGTACCATCGGAAAGCTGTGTGA
- the MORF4L1 gene encoding mortality factor 4-like protein 1 isoform X5: MAPKQDPKPKFQEGERVLCFHGPLLYEAKCVKVAIKDKQVKYFIHYSGWNKNWDEWVPESRVLKYVDTNLQKQRELQKANQEQYAEGKMRGATPGKKTSGLQQKNVEVKTKKNKQKTPGNGDGGSTSETPQPPRKKRARVDPTVENEETFMNRVEVKVKIPEELKPWLVDDWDLITRQKQLFYLPAKKNVDSILEDYANYKKSRGNTDNKEYAVNEVVAGIKEYFNVMLGTQLLYKFERPQYAEILADHPDAPMSQVYGAPHLLRLFVRIGAMLAYTPLDEKSLALLLNYLHDFLKYLAKNSATLFSASDYEVAPPEYHRKAV, from the exons ATGGCGCCGAAGCAGGACCCGAAGCCTAAATTCCAGGAGG GTGAGCGAGTGCTGTGCTTTCATGGGCCCCTGCTTTATGAAGCAAAG tGTGTAAAGGTTGCCataaaagacaaacaagtgaAATACTTTATACATTACAGTGGTTGGAATAAAAA ctggGATGAATGGGTTCCAGAAAGCAGAGTACTCAAATACGTGGACACCAATCTGCAGAAACAGAGAGAACTTCAAAAAGCCAATCA gGAGCAGTACGCAGAGGGGAAGATGAGAGGGGCTACCCCAGGAAAGAAGACATCTGGTCTGCAGCAGAAAAATGTTGAAGT gaaaacaaaaaagaacaaacagaaaa CACCTGGAAATGGAGATGGTGGCAGCACCAGTGAAACACCTCAGCCTCCTCGGAAGAAAAGGGCCCGAGTAGATCCTACTGTTGAAAAT GAGGAAACATTCATGAACAGAGTTGAAGTTAAAGTAAAGATTCCTGAAGAACTAAAACCATGGCTTGTTGATGACTGGGACTTAATTACCAGGCAAAAACAG CTCTTTTATCTTCCTGCTAAGAAGAATGTGGATTCCATTCTAGAGGATTATGCAAATTATAAAAAATCACGAGGAAACACAGATAATAA GGAATATGCTGTTAATGAAGTTGTGGCAGGGATAAAAGAATACTTCAATGTAATGTTGGGCACTCAGCTGCTCTACAAATTTGAGAGACCACAGTATGCTGAAATCCTTGCAGATCACCCTGATGCACCCATGTCCCAGGTGTATGGAGCGCCACATCTACTGAGATTATTTG TACGAATTGGAGCAATGTTGGCCTATACACCTCTGGATGAGAAGAGCCTTGCTTTATTGCTGAACTATCTTCATGATTTCCTAAA gtaTCTGGCAAAGAATTCTGCAACTTTGTTTAGTGCCAGTGATTATGAAGTGGCTCCTCCTGAGTACCATCGGAAAGCTGTGTGA
- the MORF4L1 gene encoding mortality factor 4-like protein 1 isoform X4, translating to MIRLLKFGISSKLENSGKQTLPGERVLCFHGPLLYEAKCVKVAIKDKQVKYFIHYSGWNKNWDEWVPESRVLKYVDTNLQKQRELQKANQEQYAEGKMRGATPGKKTSGLQQKNVEVKTKKNKQKTPGNGDGGSTSETPQPPRKKRARVDPTVENEETFMNRVEVKVKIPEELKPWLVDDWDLITRQKQLFYLPAKKNVDSILEDYANYKKSRGNTDNKEYAVNEVVAGIKEYFNVMLGTQLLYKFERPQYAEILADHPDAPMSQVYGAPHLLRLFVRIGAMLAYTPLDEKSLALLLNYLHDFLKYLAKNSATLFSASDYEVAPPEYHRKAV from the exons ATGATCAGATTACTTAAATTTGGGATATCAAGCAAACTGG AAAACAGTGGAAAACAAACCCTGCCAG GTGAGCGAGTGCTGTGCTTTCATGGGCCCCTGCTTTATGAAGCAAAG tGTGTAAAGGTTGCCataaaagacaaacaagtgaAATACTTTATACATTACAGTGGTTGGAATAAAAA ctggGATGAATGGGTTCCAGAAAGCAGAGTACTCAAATACGTGGACACCAATCTGCAGAAACAGAGAGAACTTCAAAAAGCCAATCA gGAGCAGTACGCAGAGGGGAAGATGAGAGGGGCTACCCCAGGAAAGAAGACATCTGGTCTGCAGCAGAAAAATGTTGAAGT gaaaacaaaaaagaacaaacagaaaa CACCTGGAAATGGAGATGGTGGCAGCACCAGTGAAACACCTCAGCCTCCTCGGAAGAAAAGGGCCCGAGTAGATCCTACTGTTGAAAAT GAGGAAACATTCATGAACAGAGTTGAAGTTAAAGTAAAGATTCCTGAAGAACTAAAACCATGGCTTGTTGATGACTGGGACTTAATTACCAGGCAAAAACAG CTCTTTTATCTTCCTGCTAAGAAGAATGTGGATTCCATTCTAGAGGATTATGCAAATTATAAAAAATCACGAGGAAACACAGATAATAA GGAATATGCTGTTAATGAAGTTGTGGCAGGGATAAAAGAATACTTCAATGTAATGTTGGGCACTCAGCTGCTCTACAAATTTGAGAGACCACAGTATGCTGAAATCCTTGCAGATCACCCTGATGCACCCATGTCCCAGGTGTATGGAGCGCCACATCTACTGAGATTATTTG TACGAATTGGAGCAATGTTGGCCTATACACCTCTGGATGAGAAGAGCCTTGCTTTATTGCTGAACTATCTTCATGATTTCCTAAA gtaTCTGGCAAAGAATTCTGCAACTTTGTTTAGTGCCAGTGATTATGAAGTGGCTCCTCCTGAGTACCATCGGAAAGCTGTGTGA
- the MORF4L1 gene encoding mortality factor 4-like protein 1 isoform X1 has translation MIRLLKFGISSKLENSGKQTLPGERVLCFHGPLLYEAKCVKVAIKDKQVKYFIHYSGWNKKSAVRPRRSEKTLKTREDIVAPFPVPEGAPSVHHPHLTSSWDEWVPESRVLKYVDTNLQKQRELQKANQEQYAEGKMRGATPGKKTSGLQQKNVEVKTKKNKQKTPGNGDGGSTSETPQPPRKKRARVDPTVENEETFMNRVEVKVKIPEELKPWLVDDWDLITRQKQLFYLPAKKNVDSILEDYANYKKSRGNTDNKEYAVNEVVAGIKEYFNVMLGTQLLYKFERPQYAEILADHPDAPMSQVYGAPHLLRLFVRIGAMLAYTPLDEKSLALLLNYLHDFLKYLAKNSATLFSASDYEVAPPEYHRKAV, from the exons ATGATCAGATTACTTAAATTTGGGATATCAAGCAAACTGG AAAACAGTGGAAAACAAACCCTGCCAG GTGAGCGAGTGCTGTGCTTTCATGGGCCCCTGCTTTATGAAGCAAAG tGTGTAAAGGTTGCCataaaagacaaacaagtgaAATACTTTATACATTACAGTGGTTGGAATAAAAA AAGTGCTGTGAGGCCCAGGCGCTCTGAAAAAACTTTGAAGACACGTGAGGATATTGTAGCCCCTTTTCCTGTTCCTGAAGGAGCTCCCTCAGTACACCACCCCCACCTGACCTCTAG ctggGATGAATGGGTTCCAGAAAGCAGAGTACTCAAATACGTGGACACCAATCTGCAGAAACAGAGAGAACTTCAAAAAGCCAATCA gGAGCAGTACGCAGAGGGGAAGATGAGAGGGGCTACCCCAGGAAAGAAGACATCTGGTCTGCAGCAGAAAAATGTTGAAGT gaaaacaaaaaagaacaaacagaaaa CACCTGGAAATGGAGATGGTGGCAGCACCAGTGAAACACCTCAGCCTCCTCGGAAGAAAAGGGCCCGAGTAGATCCTACTGTTGAAAAT GAGGAAACATTCATGAACAGAGTTGAAGTTAAAGTAAAGATTCCTGAAGAACTAAAACCATGGCTTGTTGATGACTGGGACTTAATTACCAGGCAAAAACAG CTCTTTTATCTTCCTGCTAAGAAGAATGTGGATTCCATTCTAGAGGATTATGCAAATTATAAAAAATCACGAGGAAACACAGATAATAA GGAATATGCTGTTAATGAAGTTGTGGCAGGGATAAAAGAATACTTCAATGTAATGTTGGGCACTCAGCTGCTCTACAAATTTGAGAGACCACAGTATGCTGAAATCCTTGCAGATCACCCTGATGCACCCATGTCCCAGGTGTATGGAGCGCCACATCTACTGAGATTATTTG TACGAATTGGAGCAATGTTGGCCTATACACCTCTGGATGAGAAGAGCCTTGCTTTATTGCTGAACTATCTTCATGATTTCCTAAA gtaTCTGGCAAAGAATTCTGCAACTTTGTTTAGTGCCAGTGATTATGAAGTGGCTCCTCCTGAGTACCATCGGAAAGCTGTGTGA
- the MORF4L1 gene encoding mortality factor 4-like protein 1 isoform X2, whose product MAPKQDPKPKFQEGERVLCFHGPLLYEAKCVKVAIKDKQVKYFIHYSGWNKKSAVRPRRSEKTLKTREDIVAPFPVPEGAPSVHHPHLTSSWDEWVPESRVLKYVDTNLQKQRELQKANQEQYAEGKMRGATPGKKTSGLQQKNVEVKTKKNKQKTPGNGDGGSTSETPQPPRKKRARVDPTVENEETFMNRVEVKVKIPEELKPWLVDDWDLITRQKQLFYLPAKKNVDSILEDYANYKKSRGNTDNKEYAVNEVVAGIKEYFNVMLGTQLLYKFERPQYAEILADHPDAPMSQVYGAPHLLRLFVRIGAMLAYTPLDEKSLALLLNYLHDFLKYLAKNSATLFSASDYEVAPPEYHRKAV is encoded by the exons ATGGCGCCGAAGCAGGACCCGAAGCCTAAATTCCAGGAGG GTGAGCGAGTGCTGTGCTTTCATGGGCCCCTGCTTTATGAAGCAAAG tGTGTAAAGGTTGCCataaaagacaaacaagtgaAATACTTTATACATTACAGTGGTTGGAATAAAAA AAGTGCTGTGAGGCCCAGGCGCTCTGAAAAAACTTTGAAGACACGTGAGGATATTGTAGCCCCTTTTCCTGTTCCTGAAGGAGCTCCCTCAGTACACCACCCCCACCTGACCTCTAG ctggGATGAATGGGTTCCAGAAAGCAGAGTACTCAAATACGTGGACACCAATCTGCAGAAACAGAGAGAACTTCAAAAAGCCAATCA gGAGCAGTACGCAGAGGGGAAGATGAGAGGGGCTACCCCAGGAAAGAAGACATCTGGTCTGCAGCAGAAAAATGTTGAAGT gaaaacaaaaaagaacaaacagaaaa CACCTGGAAATGGAGATGGTGGCAGCACCAGTGAAACACCTCAGCCTCCTCGGAAGAAAAGGGCCCGAGTAGATCCTACTGTTGAAAAT GAGGAAACATTCATGAACAGAGTTGAAGTTAAAGTAAAGATTCCTGAAGAACTAAAACCATGGCTTGTTGATGACTGGGACTTAATTACCAGGCAAAAACAG CTCTTTTATCTTCCTGCTAAGAAGAATGTGGATTCCATTCTAGAGGATTATGCAAATTATAAAAAATCACGAGGAAACACAGATAATAA GGAATATGCTGTTAATGAAGTTGTGGCAGGGATAAAAGAATACTTCAATGTAATGTTGGGCACTCAGCTGCTCTACAAATTTGAGAGACCACAGTATGCTGAAATCCTTGCAGATCACCCTGATGCACCCATGTCCCAGGTGTATGGAGCGCCACATCTACTGAGATTATTTG TACGAATTGGAGCAATGTTGGCCTATACACCTCTGGATGAGAAGAGCCTTGCTTTATTGCTGAACTATCTTCATGATTTCCTAAA gtaTCTGGCAAAGAATTCTGCAACTTTGTTTAGTGCCAGTGATTATGAAGTGGCTCCTCCTGAGTACCATCGGAAAGCTGTGTGA
- the MORF4L1 gene encoding mortality factor 4-like protein 1 isoform X6 codes for MIRLLKFGISSKLGERVLCFHGPLLYEAKCVKVAIKDKQVKYFIHYSGWNKNWDEWVPESRVLKYVDTNLQKQRELQKANQEQYAEGKMRGATPGKKTSGLQQKNVEVKTKKNKQKTPGNGDGGSTSETPQPPRKKRARVDPTVENEETFMNRVEVKVKIPEELKPWLVDDWDLITRQKQLFYLPAKKNVDSILEDYANYKKSRGNTDNKEYAVNEVVAGIKEYFNVMLGTQLLYKFERPQYAEILADHPDAPMSQVYGAPHLLRLFVRIGAMLAYTPLDEKSLALLLNYLHDFLKYLAKNSATLFSASDYEVAPPEYHRKAV; via the exons ATGATCAGATTACTTAAATTTGGGATATCAAGCAAACTGG GTGAGCGAGTGCTGTGCTTTCATGGGCCCCTGCTTTATGAAGCAAAG tGTGTAAAGGTTGCCataaaagacaaacaagtgaAATACTTTATACATTACAGTGGTTGGAATAAAAA ctggGATGAATGGGTTCCAGAAAGCAGAGTACTCAAATACGTGGACACCAATCTGCAGAAACAGAGAGAACTTCAAAAAGCCAATCA gGAGCAGTACGCAGAGGGGAAGATGAGAGGGGCTACCCCAGGAAAGAAGACATCTGGTCTGCAGCAGAAAAATGTTGAAGT gaaaacaaaaaagaacaaacagaaaa CACCTGGAAATGGAGATGGTGGCAGCACCAGTGAAACACCTCAGCCTCCTCGGAAGAAAAGGGCCCGAGTAGATCCTACTGTTGAAAAT GAGGAAACATTCATGAACAGAGTTGAAGTTAAAGTAAAGATTCCTGAAGAACTAAAACCATGGCTTGTTGATGACTGGGACTTAATTACCAGGCAAAAACAG CTCTTTTATCTTCCTGCTAAGAAGAATGTGGATTCCATTCTAGAGGATTATGCAAATTATAAAAAATCACGAGGAAACACAGATAATAA GGAATATGCTGTTAATGAAGTTGTGGCAGGGATAAAAGAATACTTCAATGTAATGTTGGGCACTCAGCTGCTCTACAAATTTGAGAGACCACAGTATGCTGAAATCCTTGCAGATCACCCTGATGCACCCATGTCCCAGGTGTATGGAGCGCCACATCTACTGAGATTATTTG TACGAATTGGAGCAATGTTGGCCTATACACCTCTGGATGAGAAGAGCCTTGCTTTATTGCTGAACTATCTTCATGATTTCCTAAA gtaTCTGGCAAAGAATTCTGCAACTTTGTTTAGTGCCAGTGATTATGAAGTGGCTCCTCCTGAGTACCATCGGAAAGCTGTGTGA